From the Candidatus Babeliales bacterium genome, the window AAAAACACCTTTCCTAGCTAACCTACCTTAAAAAATTTAATTATAGGGAATAATTCATGGAAAAAAGAATTATTCCCTATTTTTTTGCCAAAATTGAGAAGTAAATTGCAAAAAAGGCTCTCAAATGAGCTTTTTCTTCTGATGATTTTTTTCAACTTGCAATTTTTTAAATAATTTATATACTTATAATAACTCATTATTTCTTTCTTCCTGCAAATTCTTATAAAAATTGAGGTTACAATATGAAATTATTAAGAAAATTACTTATATTTTGGTTCTTGATCATCTTTCCTCTCAATCTTCTTACGATGGAAATAGATCAAAACCCAATATTACTGCAAAATATTCCATCTTTGAATTTAAAACAAATATTCGGTTATAATTCGCAAAATCCAGAGACTTACTTAAGAAGATTACAGTTTTTTGCAAGTGCATTGCTATTCCAACATAAATTTATATTATTATTTAATGAATACACCAAAGATACGATAGATCAACAAAGTATTGAACTTGATTATTACAATTTTTTACGCTCCAAGTCTTTCGTTACTATACATGATCCTTATTCATCAAGTAGTCAATATGGCTTTAATATTTTATTCAATATTACTTCACCAGAAGCCATTAATATTACTATGCGTTATAAACCATTATTTCTTGATTCTTTTTCAAAGGATGTAGATAACGTATCAATTGCAATACATTTCCAAAATAAAGAAACTATTGAAAATAACATACGTGAAATTGAAAAGGGAAAATATATTAGCTTAATTGAAAAATGGCAACAAAGCACTAATGAAGAAGTTCAATTTATAGGAAATTTTCTAGCAAAAACTAAGAATCAAAACAAAAAAATTGGAAAAGCTAATCAATCACGAGAAGCTTTTTCGCAATTATTTAACGATCATAAAAAATCCTTTAAATCAATTATAAATTTTATTAATCGCCAATCACTTCAAAATAAATCTTTATTTAAAAGTTATTTTGAAGCAGAAAAAGCATTTATAAGCTGGACAAATAAAATTTTGAAAGAGATGGATACCACAACATTTAGTGATCAATGGGATACACAAGATTGGAATTTTCATTCAAAATTTAAAAATATAGGTGAAAATTATTATCAATATGTATTGTCTATTGATGAATTATATAAAAAAATCAAAAAAGAACTGTCCAATATTATTTTTGAATACATTAAAAAGGATAAAATTGAAGGACAAAAATATAAATTATATTTAAATATCCCTATCTCTATAGAAACTGCAAAAAAGCAGCAATTACCGCTTGAATTGTTAACTGAAATAGAAAAACAAAATATTATAGTACAATTAAATAATCTAAAAGAACAAAATGCTATAATTGAAACTGATAGTAGCCCAAAAAATGAAATAACTGAAATAGAAAAAGAGCAATTAACAGTAAAGAAAAATATTGCAAAGAAAAGAAAAACAAAGAAAAAGAAAAAATATATAAAACAAAGCAATAATATTTATGATATTGAAAATACCATAGAGCAAAATGAATCAAAAAATGAAATAATTGCTCCATCAAATATCCAAATAGATCCGCAAATTAATGATGATATTGAACAAATTATTGAAGAAAATAATGAACATATTTCAATTAATGATCCAAATAATGAAATTAAAATTTTAATATTTAAAACGGATCAACAAAATCAACCTACTATTAATGCTACAAATCCAAATTATACCCATTGGGTTAAAGCATGGTTTGAAAATCCACAAAAAACTTTATTTGATCAAGGGTATTCTGATGAAACAAGTAAAAAATATACGCATCCCGATTTTCGTAAAAAAACGATAATCACACATGCCTTCAGTCAACTTGTAGATACTTGCTTAACCGATTGGGCAAAACAATCGACTACTGCAAGTCGTATTACAAAAAATAAAAAAGATATCCTGCTTACACTTCCTGGTTGCATCTATTACAAAAACAATCAATGGGAAACAGGGTTATTTACCTATATAGTTGATAGCCAAACAGGTGAATGGTATCATCGCAACTTTGTTTCACGATCTGGGAAAGAACTCATTAATGAGTATTTCACAAAAGGATTCTACGAAGTTGAATTTCCACCTCTTAGTACAAAAGCTCCTTAAGACTTCCATTGCTTTCTTTTAATATCTTTGTTTATTCTAAATATTAAGCAATCGCTTAAAAAAAGGAGATTGAATGAAGAAATTTTTTAAAAAAGATACGCCGCTTGGTCTTGACGAACAAAATAAAAACCGCCGAAGATCTATGAAATTTAATGAAAGAATCAGCACTATTGGCCGCAATATGAGCCGTGGTGCAGCTAATATTTTTAAAATTATTAGAACTCGATGTAAATGGGGCAATAAGCAGTTATGGGGTACGCGAGAAGGTGGAAAACCACGTATGCCTTTAGATAAATCATCGAAACAAAAAAAGTAAAAATAAGTATTTAAAAAATGAGATTGATTTTAAAAGCGCTTATTGCAGCACTTTCATTATCATTGCTATCCATCACCACCTATCAAATATTATCAACAAAGAAAAATATCGTAATAATTGGTTTTACCGGAGATGTTATGCTTGGCAGGCTCGTTAATGAAAAACTAAAAGAAACCTCACCAACATATCCTTGGGGCAATATTTTACCACTCTTAAAAAAAACTAATCTAAATATCATAAATTTAGAAACTGCGATTACTGCACATACAAAAGCAACCCCAAAAGTCTTTAATTTTCGTACCGATCCTGAGCATGTTGAAACACTAAAAAAAGGCAATATTGAAGTCGTTAATTTGGCTAATAACCATATTTTGGATTTTGGCAAAGAAGGACTTTATGAGACGCTGAATGTATTAGAAAAAGCTCATATTAAATATGTAGGTGCTGGCAAAAATATTCAAGAAGCACAAAAAGCCGTCATTATTGAAAAAAAGGGTATAAGATTTGGCATAATCGGTTTTACTGATAATGAACCAGACTGGAAAGCTACTGCAGCTAATCCTGGTACAAATTATATAAAAGTAGGCGATATTGATATAGTCCAAAAAGTTGTCAATAATGTAAGGTCACAAGTCGATTTTCTTATTGCCTCAATTCATTGGGGGCCAAATATGCGTGAAAAACCAACACAGGAATTTATAGATTTTGCACATCAAATGATTGATGCTGGCATTGATATAATTCATGGGCATAGCGCGCATATTTTCCAAGGCATAGAAGTATATAAAAATAAATTAATCCTGTATGACACCGGTGATTTTATTGATGACTATATGATTGATCCAAAGTTGCGTAATGATATTTCATTTTTCTATGAAGTTTATATTGAAAAAAATGCCCTCAAAAAACTCAAATTAACTCCAGTTTATATTGAAAATATGCAAGTAAATCTAGCAGCAGGCAAAGAATATGAATGGGCTATTAATCACGTTCAACAATTATCTAAAGAATTTGATACGCAAATTAGTAATGAAGGTATTTATCAATTTAAATATTGATTCTAAAGTAATCCAAATTATATATTGATTAATGAAATGAAAAAAGGAGAATACCATGTTGGATCATTGTACTTATGATAAAGTCAAATTATTACATGAACTAAGCTGTATCGTTTGGTTTATTGAAAAACATGCTAAAATTGATGCAAAAAATGATGGCGACACGGAATTTGCCAATATAGTCAAAAAGTTGGCACCAGACTTAGAAAAATATATAGATCAATTGTACGAGCTTTTATAAAAAAAAATAATTTCTCACTCTTTTACAGCTTGGTTTTCAATTAAAAACTTAATTGCTAGCGCTTGATTATATTCATTTTTTGCAGAACCATTTTCAAATGCGAGAATTGCCGTATATAAACCGCTACCAATTAATGAAAAATTACCAGCAATATTCAGTGCGTAACCTACTTTTTCATTTACTTCTTGCGTATCTTTATTGCCGAATATTGTTGATTCATAGACAATCTTACCAAAACCAAACAATACCCCTGTTACACCTGCAAATAACTTTCCTCTT encodes:
- a CDS encoding CapA family protein; translated protein: MRLILKALIAALSLSLLSITTYQILSTKKNIVIIGFTGDVMLGRLVNEKLKETSPTYPWGNILPLLKKTNLNIINLETAITAHTKATPKVFNFRTDPEHVETLKKGNIEVVNLANNHILDFGKEGLYETLNVLEKAHIKYVGAGKNIQEAQKAVIIEKKGIRFGIIGFTDNEPDWKATAANPGTNYIKVGDIDIVQKVVNNVRSQVDFLIASIHWGPNMREKPTQEFIDFAHQMIDAGIDIIHGHSAHIFQGIEVYKNKLILYDTGDFIDDYMIDPKLRNDISFFYEVYIEKNALKKLKLTPVYIENMQVNLAAGKEYEWAINHVQQLSKEFDTQISNEGIYQFKY